A region of Panicum virgatum strain AP13 chromosome 8N, P.virgatum_v5, whole genome shotgun sequence DNA encodes the following proteins:
- the LOC120684900 gene encoding nucleolar protein of 40 kDa-like — protein sequence MKPINLLNELQFHEMNDLDVAKSIGQDEVKTIALKAEPSKTVETSEKPSMQKKKVESSDGDSTDEETAMMVRNFKKFMKKRNFKRGTKQRTCCKCGAKDHFIADCPQNDNDEGEDKKHKGKSNDKSYDKEKRYKEKSKVYKKKHAKAHVGEKWESSDDSDNEGTTSLALLSTSSTPKLFNNFFDDEDEGPMCLMAKGTKVSNYANPPCSPTSTSSEVEKDLDEEEVQL from the coding sequence ATGAAGCCAATCAACTTGTTGAATGAGTTGCAATTTCATGAGATGAATGATCTAGATGTTGCCAAGTCAATTGGTCAAGATGAAGTAAAGACTATTGCTCTCAAGGCCGAACCTAGCAAGACGGTTGAAACAAGTGAGAAGCCGTCAATGCAAAAGAAGAAAGTTGAGTCAAGTGATGGAGATAGCACCGATGAAGAAACGGCCATGATGGTGAGAAACTTCAAGAAGTTTATGAAGAAAAGAAACTTCAAGAGAGGGACGAAACAAAGAACGTGCTGCAAGTGTGGTGCAAAGGATCACTTCATAGCGGATTGTCCTCAAAATGACAATGATGAAGGTGAAGACAAGAAGCACAAGGGCAAGAGCAATGACAAGAgttatgacaaagagaagaggtacaaagaaaagagcaaagtgtacAAGAAGAAGCATGCCAAGGCACATGTTGGTGAAAAATGGGAGTCTAGCGACGACTCCGACAATGAGGGCACGACATCTCTTGCCTTGCTCTCCACATCATCAACACCAAAGCTCTTCAACAACTTCttcgatgatgaagatgaaggcCCTATGTGCCTTATGGCCAAAGGGACTAAGGTATCAAACTATGCCAACCCTCCATGTTCTCCTACCTCCACATCTAGTGAAGTAGAAAAGGATTTAGATGAAGAGGAGGTCCAACTCTAA
- the LOC120685890 gene encoding probable beta-D-xylosidase 7 produces the protein MGTSSRRNATTAEALLLALMLSSSAARAAAADPGFSCGPSSPSRSLPFCDRSLPAARRAADLVSRMTVAEKVSQMGDEAAGMPRLGVPPYKYWSEGLHGLAFWGHGLRFEGAVRGVTSFPQVLLTAASFDEGLWFRIGQAIGREARALYNLGQAEGLTIWSPNVNIFRDPRWGRGQETPGEDPATAGKYAVAFVRGIQGSSAAGGGGAPLQASACCKHATAYDLEDWNGVQRYNFAARVTARDLADTFNPPFRSCVVDGGATCVMCAYTGVNGVPACASSDLLTRTFRGDWGLDGYVASDCDAVAIMRDAQRYAPTPEDTVAVALKAGLDLNCGNYTQVHGMAAIRQGKMAEKDVDKALTNLFAVRMRLGHFDGDPRGSAHYGGLGAADVCTAEHKSLALQAAQDGIVLLKNDAGILPLDRSAVGSAAVIGHNADNPLVLSGNYFGPACETTTPLKGLQGYVKNVRFLAGCNSAACGVAATGQAAALASSSEYVFLFMGLSQDQEKEGLDRTSLLLPGKQQSLITAVASAAKRPVILVLLTGGPLDVTFAQSNPKIGAILWAGYPGQAGGLAIASVLFGDHNPSGRLPVTWYPEDFTKVPMTDMRMRADPATGYPGRSYRFYTGKTVYNFGYGLSYSKFSRRLLAGGKNPAPNTSLLAGLPATSKDTTSYYHVDDIGADGCEQLKFPAEVQVENHGPMDGKHSVLMFLRWPNATNGRPSSQLIGFRSQHLKAGEKANVRIDVSPCEHFSRAREDGKMVIDRGSHFLMVGRDEWEISFEA, from the exons ATGGGCACCTCTTCCCGCCGCAATGCCACCACAGCGGAGGCGCTGCTTCTTGCACTGATGCTGTCGTCGTCggcagcgcgggcggcggccgccgacccGGGGTTCTCGTGCGgcccgtcgtcgccgtcgcggtcGCTCCCGTTCTGCGACCGGTCgctcccggcggcgcggcgcgcggcggaccTGGTGTCCCGGATGACGGTGGCGGAGAAGGTGTCTCAGATGGGGGACGAGGCGGCGGGCATGCCCCGGCTGGGCGTTCCGCCGTACAAGTACTGGTCGGAGGGGCTCCACGGGCTGGCCTTCTGGGGCCACGGCCTTCGGTTCGAAGGCGCCGTCCGGGGGGTCACCAGCTTCCCGCAGGTGCTCctcaccgccgcctccttcgACGAGGGCCTCTGGTTCCGCATCGGCCAG GCGATCGGCCGGGAGGCCCGGGCGCTGTACAACCTGGGGCAGGCGGAGGGGCTCACCATCTGGTCCCCGAACGTGAACATCTTCCGGGACCCGCGTTGGGGCCGCGGCCAGGAGACCCCCGGCGAGGACCCGGCCACAGCCGGCAAGTACGCCGTCGCCTTCGTCCGGGGCATCCAGGGCAgctccgcggccggcggcgggggcgcgccgCTGCAGGCCTCGGCGTGCTGCAAGCACGCCACGGCCTACGACCTCGAGGACTGGAACGGCGTGCAGCGCTACAACTTCGCCGCCCGCGTCACGGCGCGGGACCTGGCCGACACCTTCAACCCGCCCTTCCGGAGCTGCGTCGTCGACGGCGGGGCCACCTGCGTGATGTGCGCCTACACGGGGGTCAACGGCGTGCCGGCGTGCGCCAGCTCCGACCTGCTCACCAGGACGTTCAGGGGCGACTGGGGCCTCGACGGCTACGTCGCGTCGGACTGCGACGCCGTGGCCATCATGCGCGACGCCCAGCGGTACGCGCCCACGCCGGAGgacaccgtcgccgtcgccctcaAGGCCG GATTGGACCTCAACTGCGGGAACTACACGCAGGTGCACGGCATGGCGGCGATCCGGCAGGGGAAGATGGCGGAGAAGGACGTGGACAAGGCCCTCACAAACCTCTTCGCCGTGCGCATGCGGCTGGGCCACTTCGACGGCGACCCGCGCGGCAGCGCGCACTACGgcgggctcggcgcggcggacgTGTGCACGGCGGAGCACAAGAGCCTCGCGCTCCAGGCGGCGCAGGACGGCATCGTGCTGCTAAAGAACGACGCGGGCATCCTCCCGCTCGACCGGTCCGCGGTCGGCTCCGCGGCCGTCATCGGCCACAACGCCGACAACCCGCTCGTGCTCAGTGGCAACTACTTCGGCCCGGCGTGCGAGACCACCACGCCGCTCAAGGGGCTCCAGGGCTACGTCAAGAACGTGAGGTTCCTGGCCGGATGCAactcggcggcgtgcggcgtcgCTGCGACGGGTCAGGCGGCCGCGCTGGCGAGCTCGTCGGAGTACGTGTTCCTGTTCATGGGCCTGAGCCAGGACCAGGAGAAGGAAGGGCTGGACAGGACGAGCCTCCTGCTCCCGGGCAAGCAGCAGAGCCTCATCACCGCCGTCGCCAGCGCGGCGAAGCGCCCGGTGATCCTGGTGCTCCTCACCGGCGGCCCCTTGGACGTCACGTTCGCGCAGTCTAACCCCAAGATCGGCGCCATCCTCTGGGCAGGATACCCCGGCCAGGCCGGCGGCCTCGCCATCGCAAGTGTCCTCTTCGGCGACCACAACCCCAGCGGGAGGCTGCCGGTGACGTGGTACCCGGAGGACTTCACCAAGGTTCCCATGACGGACATGCGGATGCGCGCCGACCCGGCCACCGGCTACCCCGGCCGGAGCTACCGATTCTACACGGGCAAGACCGTCTACAATTTCGGCTACGGCCTCAGCTACTCCAAGTTCTCGCGCCGGCTACTCGCCGGCGGGAAGAACCCTGCTCCCAACACGAGCCTACTCGCCGGTCTGCCCGCGACGTCCAAGGACACCACGAGCTACTACCACGTTGACGACATCGGCGCCGACGGGTGCGAGCAGCTCAAGTTCCCGGCGGAGGTCCAGGTAGAGAACCATGGCCCCATGGACGGCAAGCACTCGGTGCTCATGTTCCTCCGGTGGCCCAACGCGACCAACGGCCGGCCGTCGAGCCAGCTGATCGGGTTCCGGAGCCAGCATCTCAAGGCAGGGGAGAAGGCCAATGTCAGGATCGACGTCAGCCCGTGCGAGCACTTCAGCAGGGCGAGGGAGGACGGCAAGATGGTGATCGACAGAGGGTCCCACTTCCTCATGGTTGGCAGGGACGAGTGGGAGATCAGCTTCGAAGCATGA